In one window of Porites lutea chromosome 8, jaPorLute2.1, whole genome shotgun sequence DNA:
- the LOC140946757 gene encoding uncharacterized protein isoform X6 → MMRKMAGSRLPASPPPPDLSNLTEEEKQIIQCVLQRQKQMEEETIELQRNLEKEVESYQNKVERKTGQSVTKSEENVCEICHKTKFTDGSGKECKYCKLKVCARCGVQVTIPGSKQQGQGLSLFSNLIQDFKTLALGPEVSWVCVVCHKKQEMLTKTGNWFGSLTSSSEKPKTNHSDSLGSDFRAITTEEDKRAMKRQGSLQRSDPARGGGRRKDGNRFRRPSVSDEEMDDTPPGSPACLSDDELYRPDENRVRRKVVKFKGHEEVDHAPQGRHPGAMQNRPGPMNQGPGRGIVIPGQGPGIRPGQPQPQPQGLGLRPGAPQGRGMQMPGSQPSMQHNMPHQQPGSGFIPVGHPGTSSTGRAGFSGPQQPSPRGGLPPGQPRPGFGGRGPSGPQQQRFQAPQQNAAGYGRGIPPGSHPGPPGQQQGLPGQSGQHGAPGQPGYGRGGPTRSQPTTQYNLGPRPGAYGPSGPRPQAGFPPNHAGGPQAPGSPRPGDRIGPHQGPRMGGPPGKTQLGQVQMGPRLGPGGQPRHGMPADQQGGQHHHPGQLGSPRQTQAPGQLGSPRPGQVSGQLGSPRQGQAPSQFGSPKPGVPLSQQQRGQVGAPRAGPPVEQSRPPVTMGSPRLGTPRNQSGTPQQGPFPGQVQGHRNTSPNQTRAQSGPSPQDPGLGHPIGPYGSQQQGPPIDQPKGQYGSSQQVPVMDQGRPRFGSAERGPMGDEPRRQQVPDARNGYSPDSQSSEFRRFPDQSASSTHHRVDNRNGVIPDGSHVNDKMDPVISNRHDRPDTDEQLMQQSARPFVNRSGYHEGRSKPYGDEMDDLRTPPSKISLDDSRDKSNLFFKDDPPSPQDRGSLGDRFVSALSIKRTTSPVSSSAPSTSSTITSSVTAASSIKQSEVASSVEENKDPSQSLVKWSPPDDDNKCLGEVFLTMDPKHRGSPTDPYPTYGLKVIGGKMTDDGKLGAFVTEIRKGGPADRQAQLQTGDEIQEWNEQSLVDCTFEEVVEIINSSMEDNQDSNELHLIICRDKSKFPSKRTHSPVKSPRGQEVRRESPKQVPISESPTKREQRMSPSTGLVSLQQDRRSLDTSPSTQRDNTTGTPTSRENGIPLTGKNEPSSYEPADDDFFFGGGPSPDDKSSKSVRQGTTPQQGKPSRITGRIQLRLFYDEDAANLNVTVIGGEGLAPKESTTPPNPYVRIYFLPDKSMQSKRRTKTAMKSMNPRWNQTFVYPCRPQKFSGRALEVTVWDYDKVGSSEFIGEVVLSMAEANLDGNGYWYTLKNHEDENDPLVPPTPNQSPHSSFKLKGPRGPGEPGEQAGSPGYGSDYDEEPRLTPNGPATSAQRPYHSPDSELLKQQLIDHHRDSPRPPFSQPQMVQETAPTRRRNSLSSLPINDSEGERARSPFPIPSPVPLGHGRSQSSSSLHDKDRGLPNGKLLVHEEARSGSVNDLHVFPTGGFIKPARGTGRSESFGGSGRSSRSSSIASDRSGSLNSIPGSVTSSESSPWIPPGIKLGNEGHLGDFIDGLGPAQIVGRQVLASPSMGEIQLALFDRKGMLEVEVVRAKGLLPKPGSKILPAPYVKVYVMEGKRCLVKKKTRTARRTLEPLYQQQLEFKVEFTGKTLQVIVWGDYGRMDRKVFMGVVQILLDELDLSNLVIGWYKLFSTSSMCDPPLPSSPLGGSPKKSPGPSPRSSMNQNVGSPMRGMSPLPTIVPPPGHMDNMDEEGDYV, encoded by the exons GTTTCATGGGTATGTGTTGTGTGCCATAAGAAGCAGGAAATGCTCACCAAAACTGGGAACTGGTTTGGTTCATTAACTTCTTCCagtgaaaaaccaaaaacaaatcACTCTGACTCACTAGGAAGTGACTTTAGGGCAATCACAACAGAGGAGGACAAACGAGCCATGAAGCGGCAAGGCTCACTTCAAAGGTCAGATCCTGCCAGGGGTGGTGGGAGACGGAAAGATGGGAATCGTTTTCGTAGACCATCAGTATCTGATGAGGAGATGGATGACACACCCCCTGGGAGTCCAGCATGTCTGAGTGATGATGAGCTTTACAGACCTGATGAAAATAGAGTTAGAAGAAAAGTTGTCAAATTTAAGGGACATGAAGAGGTAGACCATGCTCCTCAAGGCCGTCATCCAGGTGCAATGCAAAATAGGCCAGGCCCTATGAACCAAGGACCAGGTAGAGGAATTGTAATACCTGGCCAGGGTCCAGGAATAAGACCAGGGCAGCCACAGCCACAGCCCCAGGGGCTAGGGCTCAGACCTGGGGCACCTCAAGGAAGGGGAATGCAAATGCCAGGGAGCCAGCCTAGTATGCAGCATAACATGCCTCATCAGCAGCCAGGATCAGGCTTTATTCCAGTAGGACATCCTGGAACATCTTCTACTGGTCGTGCAGGTTTTTCGGGACCCCAACAGCCAAGTCCCAGGGGTGGATTGCCACCAGGACAACCCAGACCTGGCTTTGGAGGAAGAGGTCCTTCAGGACCACAGCAACAGAGATTTCAGGCACCTCAACAAAATGCTGCTGGCTATGGCAGAGGAATACCTCCTGGTAGTCATCCTGGGCCACCTGGCCAGCAGCAAGGTCTGCCTGGGCAGTCTGGACAGCATGGTGCACCTGGTCAACCTGGGTATGGCAGAGGAGGACCAACTAGGTCACAACCTACTACTCAGTATAATTTGGGTCCTAGGCCAGGTGCCTATGGACCATCAGGACCAAGACCACAGGCTGGGTTTCCTCCCAATCATGCTGGTGGCCCACAGGCACCAGGGAGCCCTAGACCTGGTGATCGCATTGGACCTCATCAAGGTCCAAGAATGGGTGGTCCTCCAGGTAAAACACAGTTGGGACAGGTGCAAATGGGACCCAGGCTTGGTCCTGGTGGACAGCCCCGACATGGTATGCCAGCAGATCAACAGGGTGGGCAACACCATCATCCAGGACAGCTGGGTTCACCAAGGCAAACTCAAGCCCCTGGGCAACTAGGTTCACCAAGGCCAGGTCAAGTATCTGGTCAGTTGGGCTCTCCAAGGCAAGGGCAGGCCCCTAGTCAATTTGGGTCTCCAAAACCGGGAGTCCCATTAAGTCAACAACAAAGAGGACAGGTTGGTGCACCACGGGCTGGACCTCCAGTGGAGCAAAGTAGGCCCCCAGTTACAATGGGTTCTCCAAGGTTGGGTACTCCTAGGAACCAGTCAGGTACACCTCAGCAAGGTCCCTTTCCAGGTCAAGTACAAGGCCACAGGAATACATCACCCAATCAAACAAGAGCACAGTCAGGGCCATCCCCACAGGATCCAGGCTTGGGACATCCTATAGGACCCTATGGTAGCCAACAACAAGGGCCCCCTATTGACCAACCAAAAGGACAGTATGGGTCTTCGCAGCAAGTGCCAGTGATGGACCAAGGTAGGCCCAGATTTGGTTCTGCAGAGAGGGGTCCAATGGGAGATGAGCCAAGGCGGCAACAGGTTCCAGATGCCAGAAATGGTTACAGTCCTGATTCTCAGAGCAGTGAGTTTCGCAG GTTTCCAGATCAAAGTGCTTCTAGTACGCATCATCGTGTAGACAACAGAAATGGAGTAATCCCAGATGGTTCTCATGTAAATGATAAGATGGACCCGGTAATTTCTAATAGACATGACAGACCAGATACTGATGAACAGCTGATGCAACAATCTGCAAGACCTTTTGTAAACAGATCAGGGTACCATGAAGGACGGTCTAAACCTTATGGAGATGAGATGGATGATTTAAGAACTCCTCCAAGCAAAATCTCACTGGATGATTCCAGGGACAAG AGTAACCTGTTCTTCAAAGATGACCCTCCTTCTCCTCAAGATCGAGGCTCCTTGGGTGATAGGTTTGTTAGTGCCTTGTCAATCAAGAGAACTACTTCTCCTGTATCTTCCTCTGCTCCTTCTACTTCCTCTACGATCACATCTTCCGTTACGGCTGCAAGCTCTATAAAGCAGTCAGAAGTTGCTTCTTCTGTTGaggaaaacaaagacccctcaCAG tctttagtAAAGTGGTCTCCACCTGATGACGACAATAAGTGCTTAGGAGAGGTGTTCCTAACGATGGATCCAAAACATCGAGGATCCCCCACTG ACCCTTATCCCACGTATGGTCTGAAGGTGATTGGTGGAAAAATGACAGATGACGGCAAACTAGGAGCGTTTGTCACTGAAATAAGAAAGGGAGGTCCAGCTGATAGACAAGCACAACTGCAGACAG GGGATGAAATTCAGGAGTGGAATGAGCAGTCACTAGTGGACTGTACTTTTGAAGAAGTTGTAGAAATTATAAACTCTTCCATGGAAGACAATCAAGACAGTAATGAACTTCATCTGATCATCTGCAGAGATAA GAGTAAATTTCCATCAAAGAGGACCCATTCACCTGTTAAGTCACCAAGAGGACAGGAAGTGAGGCGGGAATCTCCAAAACAGGTCCCAATCAGTGAATCCCCGACAAAGCGTGAGCAGCGCATGTCACCCTCCACAGGGCTCGTGTCACTGCAACAGGACAGAAGATCCCTAGACACATCTCCATCGACACAAAGGGATAAcaccacaggaacaccaaccTCAAGGGAGAATGGGATCcctctgactggaaaaaatgaGCCGTCATCTTATGAACCAGCAG ATGATGATTTCTTCTTTGGTGGTGGGCCCTCACCTGATGATAAATCCAGCAAGTCTGTCAGGCAAGGAACCACGCCTCAGCAAGGAAAGCCATCAAGAATCACTGGACGAATACAG CTTcgactgttttatgatgaagaTGCTGCCAATTTAAATGTGACTGTTATTGGAGGTGAAGGCTTGGCACCTAAAGAGTCCACGACCCCGCCCAACCCATATGTCCGGATTTACTTTCTTCCTGATAAAAG TATGCAGAGTAAGCGCCGAACTAAAACTGCTATGAAGTCAATGAATCCTAGATGGAATCAGACTTTCGTGTATCCTTGTAGGCCTCAAAAG ttcagTGGTCGAGCTCTGGAAGTCACTGTGTGGGATTACGACAAAGTCGGGTCCAGTGAGTTTATTGGCGAG GTTGTATTGAGTATGGCCGAGGCGAACCTTGATGGGAATGGGTACTGGTACACACTGAAGAATCATGAAGACGAAAATGATCCTCTGGTTCCGCCCACTCCTAACCAGTCCCCTCACAGCTCATTTAAATTGAAAGGACCGAGAGGGCCTGGTGAGCCTGGAGAACAAG CTGGTTCCCCTGGTTACGGCAGTGACTATGACGAAGAGCCGAGACTCACTCCTAATGGACCAGCGACTAGTGCCCAGCGTCCATACCACTCACCCGACAGCGAACTTTTAAAACAACAGCTGATTGATCATCATCGCGACAGTCCCAGGCCTCCTTTCTCTCAACCACAGATGGTGCAAG AGACTGCTCCCACGCGGCGCCGTAACAGCCTGAGTAGTTTACCGATCAACGATTCTGAAGGGGAGCGGGCGCGTAGCCCATTTCCTATTCCTAGTCCAGTCCCTCTCGGCCATGGCAGGAGTCAGAGTAGTTCGAGCTTGCATGACAAAGATCGTGGACTTCCCAATG GCAAGCTGCTGGTTCATGAAGAAGCTCGTTCCGGAAGTGTTAATGATCTCCATGTCTTCCCTACAGGAGGCTTCATCAAGCCTGCCCGTGGCACGGGACGCAGCGAGAGTTTTGGCGGGAGTGGACGAAGCAGTCGGTCATCGTCAATAGCAAGCGACAGGAGCGGCAGCTTAAACAGCATACCAGGCTCGGTTACTAGTTCTGAGAGTAG TCCGTGGATTCCGCCAGGGATAAAGCTTGGAAATGAAGGTCACTTGGGTGATTTTATCGATGGCCTGGGTCCGGCTCAGATAGTTGGCCGTCAGGTTCTCGCCTCACCCTCCATGGGGGAAATTCAACTGGCTTTATTTGATAGAAAAGGAATGTTAGAAGTAGAAGTCGTACGAGCGAAGGGTTTGTTACCCAAACCTGGGTCAAAGATTCTTCCAG cGCCTTATGTTAAGGTATACGTGATGGAGGGAAAAAGATGCTTGGTGAAGAAGAAGACTCGTACGGCACGGCGAACTTTAGAACCTTTATATCAACAACAGTTAGAGTTTAAAGTAGAATTTACGGGCAAAACATTACAG GTTATTGTGTGGGGTGACTACGGTCGCATGGATAGAAAAGTTTTCATGGGAGTTGTACAGATTTTACTGGACGAGTTAGACCTCAGTAATCTGGTTATTGGTTGGTATAAACTCTTCTCGACTTCTTCTATGTGtgacccacccctcccctcttcTCCTCTTGGTGGCTCGCCGAAGAAAtccccaggcccctcccctcGTTCGTCCATGAATCAAAATGTGGGAAGTCCAATGCGTGGGATGTCACCGCTACCGACCATCGTACCTCCACCAGGTCACATGGACAATATGGATGAGGAGGGAGATTACGTATGA
- the LOC140946757 gene encoding uncharacterized protein isoform X4: MMRKMAGSRLPASPPPPDLSNLTEEEKQIIQCVLQRQKQMEEETIELQRNLEKEVESYQNKVERKTGQSVTKSEENVCEICHKTKFTDGSGKECKYCKLKVCARCGVQVTIPGSKQQGQGLSLFSNLIQDFKTLALGPEVSWVCVVCHKKQEMLTKTGNWFGSLTSSSEKPKTNHSDSLGSDFRAITTEEDKRAMKRQGSLQRSDPARGGGRRKDGNRFRRPSVSDEEMDDTPPGSPACLSDDELYRPDENRVRRKVVKFKGHEEVDHAPQGRHPGAMQNRPGPMNQGPGRGIVIPGQGPGIRPGQPQPQPQGLGLRPGAPQGRGMQMPGSQPSMQHNMPHQQPGSGFIPVGHPGTSSTGRAGFSGPQQPSPRGGLPPGQPRPGFGGRGPSGPQQQRFQAPQQNAAGYGRGIPPGSHPGPPGQQQGLPGQSGQHGAPGQPGYGRGGPTRSQPTTQYNLGPRPGAYGPSGPRPQAGFPPNHAGGPQAPGSPRPGDRIGPHQGPRMGGPPGKTQLGQVQMGPRLGPGGQPRHGMPADQQGGQHHHPGQLGSPRQTQAPGQLGSPRPGQVSGQLGSPRQGQAPSQFGSPKPGVPLSQQQRGQVGAPRAGPPVEQSRPPVTMGSPRLGTPRNQSGTPQQGPFPGQVQGHRNTSPNQTRAQSGPSPQDPGLGHPIGPYGSQQQGPPIDQPKGQYGSSQQVPVMDQGRPRFGSAERGPMGDEPRRQQVPDARNGYSPDSQSSEFRRFPDQSASSTHHRVDNRNGVIPDGSHVNDKMDPVISNRHDRPDTDEQLMQQSARPFVNRSGYHEGRSKPYGDEMDDLRTPPSKISLDDSRDKSNLFFKDDPPSPQDRGSLGDRFVSALSIKRTTSPVSSSAPSTSSTITSSVTAASSIKQSEVASSVEENKDPSQSLVKWSPPDDDNKCLGEVFLTMDPKHRGSPTDPYPTYGLKVIGGKMTDDGKLGAFVTEIRKGGPADRQAQLQTGDEIQEWNEQSLVDCTFEEVVEIINSSMEDNQDSNELHLIICRDKSKFPSKRTHSPVKSPRGQEVRRESPKQVPISESPTKREQRMSPSTGLVSLQQDRRSLDTSPSTQRDNTTGTPTSRENGIPLTGKNEPSSYEPADDDFFFGGGPSPDDKSSKSVRQGTTPQQGKPSRITGRIQLRLFYDEDAANLNVTVIGGEGLAPKESTTPPNPYVRIYFLPDKSMQSKRRTKTAMKSMNPRWNQTFVYPCRPQKFSGRALEVTVWDYDKVGSSEFIGEVVLSMAEANLDGNGYWYTLKNHEDENDPLVPPTPNQSPHSSFKLKGPRGPGEPGEQAGSPGYGSDYDEEPRLTPNGPATSAQRPYHSPDSELLKQQLIDHHRDSPRPPFSQPQMVQDEEDRARLAKQKLKEVDPGRAKLVIGGAKGRIAYGQASETAYAQQGEGFYDPSMSPRPGRQSPRPRARTGSPPLSENKPHPLGHHQGLHNPQERMYSPDMTTHEHGVPYESHRRPQTAPTRRRNSLSSLPINDSEGERARSPFPIPSPVPLGHGRSQSSSSLHDKDRGLPNGKLLVHEEARSGSVNDLHVFPTGGFIKPARGTGRSESFGGSGRSSRSSSIASDRSGSLNSIPGSVTSSESSPWIPPGIKLGNEGHLGDFIDGLGPAQIVGRQVLASPSMGEIQLALFDRKGMLEVEVVRAKGLLPKPGSKILPAPYVKVYVMEGKRCLVKKKTRTARRTLEPLYQQQLEFKVEFTGKTLQVIVWGDYGRMDRKVFMGVVQILLDELDLSNLVIGWYKLFSTSSMCDPPLPSSPLGGSPKKSPGPSPRSSMNQNVGSPMRGMSPLPTIVPPPGHMDNMDEEGDYV; the protein is encoded by the exons GTTTCATGGGTATGTGTTGTGTGCCATAAGAAGCAGGAAATGCTCACCAAAACTGGGAACTGGTTTGGTTCATTAACTTCTTCCagtgaaaaaccaaaaacaaatcACTCTGACTCACTAGGAAGTGACTTTAGGGCAATCACAACAGAGGAGGACAAACGAGCCATGAAGCGGCAAGGCTCACTTCAAAGGTCAGATCCTGCCAGGGGTGGTGGGAGACGGAAAGATGGGAATCGTTTTCGTAGACCATCAGTATCTGATGAGGAGATGGATGACACACCCCCTGGGAGTCCAGCATGTCTGAGTGATGATGAGCTTTACAGACCTGATGAAAATAGAGTTAGAAGAAAAGTTGTCAAATTTAAGGGACATGAAGAGGTAGACCATGCTCCTCAAGGCCGTCATCCAGGTGCAATGCAAAATAGGCCAGGCCCTATGAACCAAGGACCAGGTAGAGGAATTGTAATACCTGGCCAGGGTCCAGGAATAAGACCAGGGCAGCCACAGCCACAGCCCCAGGGGCTAGGGCTCAGACCTGGGGCACCTCAAGGAAGGGGAATGCAAATGCCAGGGAGCCAGCCTAGTATGCAGCATAACATGCCTCATCAGCAGCCAGGATCAGGCTTTATTCCAGTAGGACATCCTGGAACATCTTCTACTGGTCGTGCAGGTTTTTCGGGACCCCAACAGCCAAGTCCCAGGGGTGGATTGCCACCAGGACAACCCAGACCTGGCTTTGGAGGAAGAGGTCCTTCAGGACCACAGCAACAGAGATTTCAGGCACCTCAACAAAATGCTGCTGGCTATGGCAGAGGAATACCTCCTGGTAGTCATCCTGGGCCACCTGGCCAGCAGCAAGGTCTGCCTGGGCAGTCTGGACAGCATGGTGCACCTGGTCAACCTGGGTATGGCAGAGGAGGACCAACTAGGTCACAACCTACTACTCAGTATAATTTGGGTCCTAGGCCAGGTGCCTATGGACCATCAGGACCAAGACCACAGGCTGGGTTTCCTCCCAATCATGCTGGTGGCCCACAGGCACCAGGGAGCCCTAGACCTGGTGATCGCATTGGACCTCATCAAGGTCCAAGAATGGGTGGTCCTCCAGGTAAAACACAGTTGGGACAGGTGCAAATGGGACCCAGGCTTGGTCCTGGTGGACAGCCCCGACATGGTATGCCAGCAGATCAACAGGGTGGGCAACACCATCATCCAGGACAGCTGGGTTCACCAAGGCAAACTCAAGCCCCTGGGCAACTAGGTTCACCAAGGCCAGGTCAAGTATCTGGTCAGTTGGGCTCTCCAAGGCAAGGGCAGGCCCCTAGTCAATTTGGGTCTCCAAAACCGGGAGTCCCATTAAGTCAACAACAAAGAGGACAGGTTGGTGCACCACGGGCTGGACCTCCAGTGGAGCAAAGTAGGCCCCCAGTTACAATGGGTTCTCCAAGGTTGGGTACTCCTAGGAACCAGTCAGGTACACCTCAGCAAGGTCCCTTTCCAGGTCAAGTACAAGGCCACAGGAATACATCACCCAATCAAACAAGAGCACAGTCAGGGCCATCCCCACAGGATCCAGGCTTGGGACATCCTATAGGACCCTATGGTAGCCAACAACAAGGGCCCCCTATTGACCAACCAAAAGGACAGTATGGGTCTTCGCAGCAAGTGCCAGTGATGGACCAAGGTAGGCCCAGATTTGGTTCTGCAGAGAGGGGTCCAATGGGAGATGAGCCAAGGCGGCAACAGGTTCCAGATGCCAGAAATGGTTACAGTCCTGATTCTCAGAGCAGTGAGTTTCGCAG GTTTCCAGATCAAAGTGCTTCTAGTACGCATCATCGTGTAGACAACAGAAATGGAGTAATCCCAGATGGTTCTCATGTAAATGATAAGATGGACCCGGTAATTTCTAATAGACATGACAGACCAGATACTGATGAACAGCTGATGCAACAATCTGCAAGACCTTTTGTAAACAGATCAGGGTACCATGAAGGACGGTCTAAACCTTATGGAGATGAGATGGATGATTTAAGAACTCCTCCAAGCAAAATCTCACTGGATGATTCCAGGGACAAG AGTAACCTGTTCTTCAAAGATGACCCTCCTTCTCCTCAAGATCGAGGCTCCTTGGGTGATAGGTTTGTTAGTGCCTTGTCAATCAAGAGAACTACTTCTCCTGTATCTTCCTCTGCTCCTTCTACTTCCTCTACGATCACATCTTCCGTTACGGCTGCAAGCTCTATAAAGCAGTCAGAAGTTGCTTCTTCTGTTGaggaaaacaaagacccctcaCAG tctttagtAAAGTGGTCTCCACCTGATGACGACAATAAGTGCTTAGGAGAGGTGTTCCTAACGATGGATCCAAAACATCGAGGATCCCCCACTG ACCCTTATCCCACGTATGGTCTGAAGGTGATTGGTGGAAAAATGACAGATGACGGCAAACTAGGAGCGTTTGTCACTGAAATAAGAAAGGGAGGTCCAGCTGATAGACAAGCACAACTGCAGACAG GGGATGAAATTCAGGAGTGGAATGAGCAGTCACTAGTGGACTGTACTTTTGAAGAAGTTGTAGAAATTATAAACTCTTCCATGGAAGACAATCAAGACAGTAATGAACTTCATCTGATCATCTGCAGAGATAA GAGTAAATTTCCATCAAAGAGGACCCATTCACCTGTTAAGTCACCAAGAGGACAGGAAGTGAGGCGGGAATCTCCAAAACAGGTCCCAATCAGTGAATCCCCGACAAAGCGTGAGCAGCGCATGTCACCCTCCACAGGGCTCGTGTCACTGCAACAGGACAGAAGATCCCTAGACACATCTCCATCGACACAAAGGGATAAcaccacaggaacaccaaccTCAAGGGAGAATGGGATCcctctgactggaaaaaatgaGCCGTCATCTTATGAACCAGCAG ATGATGATTTCTTCTTTGGTGGTGGGCCCTCACCTGATGATAAATCCAGCAAGTCTGTCAGGCAAGGAACCACGCCTCAGCAAGGAAAGCCATCAAGAATCACTGGACGAATACAG CTTcgactgttttatgatgaagaTGCTGCCAATTTAAATGTGACTGTTATTGGAGGTGAAGGCTTGGCACCTAAAGAGTCCACGACCCCGCCCAACCCATATGTCCGGATTTACTTTCTTCCTGATAAAAG TATGCAGAGTAAGCGCCGAACTAAAACTGCTATGAAGTCAATGAATCCTAGATGGAATCAGACTTTCGTGTATCCTTGTAGGCCTCAAAAG ttcagTGGTCGAGCTCTGGAAGTCACTGTGTGGGATTACGACAAAGTCGGGTCCAGTGAGTTTATTGGCGAG GTTGTATTGAGTATGGCCGAGGCGAACCTTGATGGGAATGGGTACTGGTACACACTGAAGAATCATGAAGACGAAAATGATCCTCTGGTTCCGCCCACTCCTAACCAGTCCCCTCACAGCTCATTTAAATTGAAAGGACCGAGAGGGCCTGGTGAGCCTGGAGAACAAG CTGGTTCCCCTGGTTACGGCAGTGACTATGACGAAGAGCCGAGACTCACTCCTAATGGACCAGCGACTAGTGCCCAGCGTCCATACCACTCACCCGACAGCGAACTTTTAAAACAACAGCTGATTGATCATCATCGCGACAGTCCCAGGCCTCCTTTCTCTCAACCACAGATGGTGCAAG ATGAAGAAGATCGAGCCCGACTTGCTAAACAGAAACTTAAGGAAGTTGATCCTGGTAGAGCTAAACTGGTCATTGGTGGCGCTAAAGGCAGGATAGCTTATGGCCAGGCCTCGGAAACCGCTTATGCTCAGCAAGGTGAAGGCTTCTATGATCCGAGTATGTCTCCGAGGCCTGGGCGCCAGTCTCCGAGGCCTAGAGCGAGAACGGGGAGTCCACCGTTATCAGAGAACAAACCGCATCCTCTGGGTCACCATCAGGGGCTACATAACCCTCAAG AACGCATGTACTCACCTGATATGACCACGCATGAGCATGGAGTGCCATATGAAAGTCACAGAAGACCTC AGACTGCTCCCACGCGGCGCCGTAACAGCCTGAGTAGTTTACCGATCAACGATTCTGAAGGGGAGCGGGCGCGTAGCCCATTTCCTATTCCTAGTCCAGTCCCTCTCGGCCATGGCAGGAGTCAGAGTAGTTCGAGCTTGCATGACAAAGATCGTGGACTTCCCAATG GCAAGCTGCTGGTTCATGAAGAAGCTCGTTCCGGAAGTGTTAATGATCTCCATGTCTTCCCTACAGGAGGCTTCATCAAGCCTGCCCGTGGCACGGGACGCAGCGAGAGTTTTGGCGGGAGTGGACGAAGCAGTCGGTCATCGTCAATAGCAAGCGACAGGAGCGGCAGCTTAAACAGCATACCAGGCTCGGTTACTAGTTCTGAGAGTAG TCCGTGGATTCCGCCAGGGATAAAGCTTGGAAATGAAGGTCACTTGGGTGATTTTATCGATGGCCTGGGTCCGGCTCAGATAGTTGGCCGTCAGGTTCTCGCCTCACCCTCCATGGGGGAAATTCAACTGGCTTTATTTGATAGAAAAGGAATGTTAGAAGTAGAAGTCGTACGAGCGAAGGGTTTGTTACCCAAACCTGGGTCAAAGATTCTTCCAG cGCCTTATGTTAAGGTATACGTGATGGAGGGAAAAAGATGCTTGGTGAAGAAGAAGACTCGTACGGCACGGCGAACTTTAGAACCTTTATATCAACAACAGTTAGAGTTTAAAGTAGAATTTACGGGCAAAACATTACAG GTTATTGTGTGGGGTGACTACGGTCGCATGGATAGAAAAGTTTTCATGGGAGTTGTACAGATTTTACTGGACGAGTTAGACCTCAGTAATCTGGTTATTGGTTGGTATAAACTCTTCTCGACTTCTTCTATGTGtgacccacccctcccctcttcTCCTCTTGGTGGCTCGCCGAAGAAAtccccaggcccctcccctcGTTCGTCCATGAATCAAAATGTGGGAAGTCCAATGCGTGGGATGTCACCGCTACCGACCATCGTACCTCCACCAGGTCACATGGACAATATGGATGAGGAGGGAGATTACGTATGA